The DNA region CGTTTATTCTTGCGATTAGACGGTTTACTTATGTGAAGATTATCGAAATTGCTTCACTTCAGGTAAGTAATCAAACCCAGCATTGGCAAGCTTTTCAAGTAAGATTTGTTTATCTATATCAAAGGCTTTGACTAAGTTATCTAAATCACCGTATTCATCGCGCAACTTCATGTTGACAATGCTCATTAGCATGATCGGATCCATTTTTTCAAAGTTTA from Vibrio casei includes:
- a CDS encoding DUF4250 domain-containing protein codes for the protein MDLVNFEKMDPIMLMSIVNMKLRDEYGDLDNLVKAFDIDKQILLEKLANAGFDYLPEVKQFR